The Gloeobacter morelensis MG652769 genome contains the following window.
CTCGATGGCGGCGGCCAGCAGTTGGACCGTCTCGTCGGTGGAATCGTCGAGCACCTGGATGTGCAGGGCCTCGCGCGGGTAGTCGAGGGCGCAGGCCGCCGCAAGCAGGCGGCGACAGACGTACAGTTCATTGAAAACCGGCAGCTGCACCGTCACCAGCGGCCACCGCCCGGGAGAAGGCGGCACCGGCGGCGGCACCCCGCGCCGGGCGGTCAGCCAGTAGGCATTGATCCCGTAGGTGAAAAGCCACAGGGCTGCCAGGCTGTTGAGCACCAGCAGCGCAAAAGCCCAAGTCTCAACCAGCGTGTTCGACGCTCCTGTGGACTGAGACGATGCGGTTGTGAGCATCGACGTACACCACCTGGGGTTGGTGGTGCTCCAGTTCAACAGCCGTGCCCTGGCCGTAGGCCAGGATAATCACCCGATCGCCGGCTGCTGCCAAACGGGCCGCTGCACCGTTGAGGACCACCGCCCCAGAACCTTCGCTGGCCTCGATGGCGTAGGTGATCAGGCGCGCGCCGTTGCTGAGGTTGACGACGTGCACCTGTTCGTGGGGCAGGATACCCGCCGCCGCGAGCAGGCTGCTGTCGACGCTGATCGAACCCACATACTCCAGACAGGCTCCAGTCACAGTGGCGCGGTGGATTTTGCCGAGTAGCACGGTGCGTAACATGGGCTCCTACCCCCCTTGGTTGGTTTACGGCGTGTAGGCCGCGATGGACTGATCCACAAGTCGTTGAGCCACTTCCACCCCCTGCCAGCCGGTGATCTCGGTCACCTTTTTTTCAAGGCGTTTGTAGGTGGCAAAAAATTCGGCAATCTCGTCAAGGCGGTGCTGGGCGATGTCCGAAAGATCCTTGACCCCTGCGTAGCGCGGATCTTTGACGGGCACACAGAGAATCTTCTCGTCCCCCTCGCCGCTGTCGATCATCCCGAGCACCCCGATCGGCCGCGCAGCGATAAGACATCCTGTAAAAGTCGGCTCGTCCATCAATACCAGCCCATCGAGCGGATCGCCGTCGTCCGCCAGCGTATTCGGGACAAAACCGTAATCGCCCGGATAGTACACTGCAGCATAGAGCACACGGTCGAGGGCAAAAATCCCCAGGTCCTTGTCGAACTCAAACTTGTTATGGGAACGTCCGGGAATTTCCACCAGAACGTTGATTAGGCCCTCCTTCGGGCGGGCGGGAATCTTACTCAAGTCGATCACGGTACCCCCTTCGGATGCATCCGATAGCCATTTTAGGGCATCGTACCAGGGGAGACGGACAAACTAAAGGAAGTTGCAATACGACAGAGCAGCCGCACTTTGCCCCAACTTGCCCACCAAAGATCGCCGAATCGATGCGACCCGTCAACAAGCCCAATTTGTGGAATTTCAGCAATTCAGTTTGCACAAGACGTCTTTATTACAACTCATCTTGATAAATCCAGTAAACACTGAGATTTACTGTAAATTTCACTTCTTTAGTGCTTTAAAACACACATTCCAGCGAAACGGTGAAACAGGCATGATTGCGCCTCTTGTTGGGCTTGACAAAGCCGGGATACACAACCAAAGTGTGTTTAAGAACTTGCAAGATCCGATGAAAGTATGATAACTATGCATCGGCGAGCGGCGGGGTTGCGGGGGCCTGCCCGTCCGAGTTGAAGGTTTGAGCTTGAAATTGGTGCCGAACGTACCGACCGGAACGCGAGGCAACGGTGTAAGTGGCTACAACCTGTTCTATTCGGGGGTGATTGAATTGTGTCCACCAAATAGCTCGTCAGGCAGCCCGACAAGCGCGTTGCCTTGCTTTGGTAGGTCGCATTTATTTGCTGGTCGTAGGTTGTTCCGGGGTTTGCTTTGAACTGTTTCTCAAGAAAGATCGGACATTTTTTGGCAGCCTCACCCAATCGACGCGTATCACAGAGGATTTAGAGAATATGAACTTTGCCTGCTTAGCGATAAGTCCTATTGAATTTACCTATCCCGGTATTGCCATTGCCACGGTGCGCGCGGGCGGAGTCGGCATTTTGGACAGGGAGTTCTGTCCGGACGGTGCGCTGCCGGTAGCCGCGGCCAGTCTGCGCAAGTTGCGCGCGGCGGCTGGAGCGGCGGGCGGCGTGTGCGGCTTGCGGCTTGCGGCAGGCCAGGTGGGTACGAGCGTCGAATTGCTGCGGGAGCTTCAAGGTCAACCCCACTGGCTGGTGATCAGCGCCTGGGAAGCGGACGAACTTGCCGCCATCCTGGCAGGTCTGGGCGCGGTCGAGGGGCGCCGGGTGCTGCTGGAGGTCATCGATATCGAGCAAGCCGAGCGGCTTGCGCACGCCGCGGTGGCGGTGGATGGGCTGGTGGCCCGCGGCCACGAGTGCGGCGGCTGGGTGGGCGAGGATTCAGCGTTCGTGCTCGCGCAGAAGTTGTTGCAGGCGGGGTTCGGTCCGCTGTACGTGCAGGGCGGCATCGGGGTGCACACGGCGGCGGCCTGCCGGGTGGCGGGAGCGGCCGGGGTGGTGCTCGACGATCAGATGTGGCTGATGCCCGAATCGCCCCTTGATCCCGAGCGGCAGCGCCACCTGAACGAACTCAACGGCCAGGAAGCCGTTGCCTTGGGGGAGCGGCTCGACATGCCCTGCCGGGTGCTCGCGCGGCCCGGCTTTGCGGCGATCGCTTCTTTGCAGGCCCTCGCCGAGCGCCTCGATCTGGGCGAGGATCGCCCTCAGTGCCTCCGCCAGTGGCGCGTCGAGGCTGCAGAGCATATCGGCTGGGGCGATCCGGCTGCGACGGCCTGGCCGCTGGGGCAGGCCATCGGTCTGGCAGCAAGTCTGCGCGATCGCTACCGCACCGTCGGCCGCCTGGTGCAGGCCATCCTCAAGGAGAGCGCCAGGATCATCGAGACGGCTCGCCGCCTGCAGCCGCTCAAGCCCGCTGCGCCGCTTGCCGAGTCGCACCGCACCGAGTACCCGATCGTTCAGGGGCCGATGACCCGGGTGAGTGACACGGCCGAATTTGCCGAAGCGGTCGCACGGGGCGGCGGCCTGCCGCTGCTGGCTCTGGCGCTGATGCGCGGCGAGCAGGTGCATGCGCTACTGAGCAAGACCCGCGCTCTGCTCGGGGATCGCAGCTGGGGAGTAGGCATTTTGGGTTTTGTCTCCCATGCGCTGCGCGAAGAGCAACTCAAGGCCGTCAAAGAAATCAAGCCGCCCTTCGCCCTGATTGCCGGAGGGCGGCCCGACCAGGCGGCCCACCTCGAATCGATCGGCATCGCCACCTACATCCATGTGCCGGTGCCCCGCTTGCTCAAGATGTTCCTGGAGCAGGGGGCCTGCCGTTTCGTCTTCGAGGGGCGCGAGTGCGGCGGCCACGTCGGCCCGCTCAGCAGCTTCCTGCTCTGGGAAAGCATGGTGCAGATGCTGCTTGCCGAAGTTAGCCCCGACAAGGCTGGGCGCATGCACATTCTGTTTGCCGGCGGTATCCACGACGCGGCCTCGGCGGCGATGGTGAGCGCTCTGGCCGCTCCTCTGGCCGAGCGGGGCATGAAGGTCGGGGTGCTGATGGGCAGCGC
Protein-coding sequences here:
- the panD gene encoding aspartate 1-decarboxylase; the protein is MLRTVLLGKIHRATVTGACLEYVGSISVDSSLLAAAGILPHEQVHVVNLSNGARLITYAIEASEGSGAVVLNGAAARLAAAGDRVIILAYGQGTAVELEHHQPQVVYVDAHNRIVSVHRSVEHAG
- a CDS encoding inorganic diphosphatase yields the protein MDLSKIPARPKEGLINVLVEIPGRSHNKFEFDKDLGIFALDRVLYAAVYYPGDYGFVPNTLADDGDPLDGLVLMDEPTFTGCLIAARPIGVLGMIDSGEGDEKILCVPVKDPRYAGVKDLSDIAQHRLDEIAEFFATYKRLEKKVTEITGWQGVEVAQRLVDQSIAAYTP